CGGCAAAAATTCCTTTTGTTTTTAGGTGTCTTGCTACCTCGTATGAAACGAGAATTCCTCCAATTGCTGGAGCTATTACAAGGTCGTATTCAACATCTAGTTCTTTTAGTCTTCTTGCAAGTTCTTTGCACAAGATCTCTGAATACTCAGGATACTGTAAAACCTTTGCACATTGTAGATAGTAAGGACTATGAAGACCACTTGAAAGAAGAAAATGCCCTTCAAGGAAGGCATCAGCTTTTAAAAATATTTCCTTGATTTTATCTTCTGTAAGCATTTAGATTCCTCCAAAGCCCAAAAGTTTAAGCAAATTTTAACCTAAATTCTTACACAAACGCCCTTTTCTTTTAGATACTTTTTCAGTTCTGGAATAGAAATCTCTTTAAAGTGGAAGACCGATGCAGCGAGAACTGCGTCTGCTTTTCCTTCTGTTAGGCCTTCATAAAAATGTTCCTTTGTTCCAGCTCCGCCTGAAGCTATCACTGGGACAGAAACTGCTTCTGCAATAGCTTTTGTTAGCTCAATGTCATATCCAGACTTTGTTCCATCTTTATCCATAGATGTTAAGAGAATTTCTCCAGCTCCTAAGTCCACGACCCTTTTTGCCCACTCTATAGCGTTAATTCCGGTTGGAGTTCTTCCACCGTGAATGTAAACTTCCCAAGAATTTCCCTTCCTTTTAGCATCTATCGCCACAACTATACACTGAGAACCAAAAAGTTTTGCAGCTTCATAGATGAGATTGGGATTTTTAACTGCTGCTGTATTTATAGAGACTTTGTCTGCTCCAGCGTTTAAAAGGTTTCTTATGTCTTCTACGCTCTTTACACCACCGCCAACTGTAAGCGGCATAAAGACTTGTTCGGCAGTCTTTTTTACAACATCTATCATAATGTTTCTTTTCTCATAGCTGGCAGTAATATCTAAGAAAACAAGTTCATCTGCCCCTTGTTCATCGTAAACTTTTGCATTTTCAACAGGATCGCCAGCGTCTATTAAGTTAACAAAATTAATTCCCTTAACGACTCTTCCTTCTTTTACATCAAGACAGGGAATTATTCTCTTCGCAAGCATTTTTTCCTCTTTTAGACAATAATTTTTGGCTTTTCAAAATAATATCCTTGGGCATAGTCGGTGCCAAGCTTTTTTAGCCTTTCTACTATATCCTCGTTTTCTGCAAATTCTGCAATGGTCTTTATGTTAAGGGAATGGGCCATACTATTTATCGTCTTCACTATCTTTTCAGCTTTTCCTGAGTAGGTAATCTTCTTCACATAGCTCCCATCAATTTTTAAGAATTTGACAGGAACCCTTTCTATTATCTCTACAAAGTGAGAGAATGAGGAATAACCAGTTCCAAAATCATCGATTGATAGGGGGATTTCTGATTTGTTGAGGAAATCTACGAGAACATCAAAGTCTTCAATTGTAGCTTGTTCGGTTATTTCAAATCCGAAATTTAATCCTTTCTTTTTCATTTCCTCAGAAATCTTTTTTACTTCTTCAAAAGAGGGGGTTATCTTAAACGTTCTAGGACTTATATTTATGAACAAGAACTTGTCCTTGAATAAGTGAGCATTATCAAGGACTTTTCTTAGAACCATAATATCCAAGAGATCTATAAGTCTATATTCGTAAACAAGGTCTATAAACTCATAAGCGGGAATAATTTCTCCCTTATTGTTTCTAAGTCTTACTAAGATTTCATAGTGGCTTACTTTTCCTGTTTTGAGGTCATATATCCCCTGTATAGCTAAAGCTAAGTTACCGGAAGAAAGCTTTTCCACCAGATCCTCGTAAAGACTTTTAAATATTGCCACTTTTTTGTGATTATCAAAATTTTCTAGATCAAGAATGAAAAGGTTATTGGAATCTTTCTTACTTTCCCTTATAGCAAACCTTATGGTGTTAAAGAGATCTTCTTTGTTTAGACTGCTGTTTTTGGGAATTCTTATCAGAAAACCGGATATATCTATCTTTATTGGTAGGCTTCTAAACTCTTCCTTTATCTGTTTTTTTAGTTTCAAAAATATATTCTCATAATCCAGTTCTGTATTATCTGAAATAACACAAACAGCTCCATAAGAACACTTGATAACAGCCTGTCTCTTATCGTTTGGAACAAGGTTTAGTAGTTTTTTTATCAGAGAGTAGAAAATAGTGTCTCCAACTGTGTAACCGAGGACCTTGTTGAGGAAAGAAATCTCTCTTGGGTCAATAACAAAAAGAAAAAGCTCTCTCTTTTCATTGGCAATGAAGGAAATTATTTCTTCTAGCGAAGTGTTTTTCTTTGCTGTTTCTATGTTGTTGAATATTTCTCCAAGCTTTTCAAATAAAAAGTAAAGAGTTATCAAGATAAGGTAAGCCGGCAGATATTTTTCCTCTTTGAAGTAAGTCTCGAAGAGATTGAGATAGGTATGGATTAAAGAGTGTATTCTTTGTGATTCCTCACAAATTTCTAACTTATGATAAATTATTCTGAACTCTAGACTTTTCATGTATTGATCAATTGGGCAATCCTTTAGATCCGGAATTTGGGAAGGTTGCTTTTTTAAAACGTTTTGGAGTAGAGAAAAATGCTGAAGCAGGTAGCTAGTTGTCTCGGAAGACAGTTTCTTTTTTAATTTCTTCTTCTTTTCAGGCAGGGATTCCAAGATAAAACCTAAGGCTACAAGATTGGTAAATTTTTTCATAAATGTGTTAGTGGATTCTATTAAGTGATTAGGAAGATGTTCAGTATTTATGTAGTTGATAACCTTGAAAATTAGAGTGTTTATAATGTCAACGATGAAAGCTATGCTTAAGTTCTTGCGGTAAAGTTTCTTTCCAATTTCTATTACTGTAGTTTCAAATCTTTCTTCATCGCTAAAAAAGTACTCTACAAGCTCTTTAAACTTAGGTCTAATCTCTTTACAGAAATTTTCTACGTTAGTAATTCCCTGTTTTTCTCTAATACTGATAGAGAGTTCTTTTAAGTAGCTTTCGCAGAAAGTGTCAAAAAACTTAAGATATTCGTTTGTCCAAAGGTTTTTACCCATCCCCCCAAAAGCCTCCTCACGAGATAACTACTTTTTCAAGTATTCATGAACTCTTTTAATGGAACACAGCTTCCCACACATTGTACAGGTTTCCTCATCCTTTTGAGGTCTTCTCTCTTCTCTGTATCTTCTTGCTTTCTCAGGGTCTATCGCTAATTCAAACTGCCTTTCCCAATCTAAGTTTTCTCTTGCCTTTGCCATTTCCAAGTCCCATTCAAGAGCACCCGGTACTCCTTTGACTATATCAGCAGCATGTCCTGCAATCCTTGCGGCTATTACACCTTCTTTAACATCCTCTACATCTGGAAGTGCAAGGTGTTCTGCTGGAGTTAAGTAGCAAAGGAAATCGGCTCCAGCTCTCGCTGCTATTGCACCACCAATGGCTCCGGCTATGTGGTCGTATCCTGGAGCAATGTCTGTAACTATTGGGCCAAGAACGTAGAATGGGGCATTGTGGCAAAGTCTTTTCTGTAAAATGATGTTTGCCTCTACTTGATCAAGTGGAACGTGTCCTGGTCCTTCAACCATCGCTTGAACGTCTGCTTCTCTTGCTCTATCTACAAGTTCTCCAAGAGTTATTAGCTCTTCTATTTGGCACCTATCTGTCGCATCAGCAATACAACCGGGTCTCATTCCATCTCCAAGAGACAGAGTTACATCGTACTTTTTAGCTATTTCTAATAGTCTATCATAATGTTCATATAGAGGATTTTCTTTTTCATTGTAAACCATCCATTCCGCCATAAGGGCTCCACCACGGGAAACGATGTTCATTATCCTTCCTTCGTTTCTTAACCTCTCTAGAGAGGTTAAAGTTACTCCACAGTGAACTGTAATAAAATCAACACCGTCTTGACAATGCTTTTCTATAACCTTGAATAGGTCATCAACGGTCATTTTTCCTATAAAACCGTACTTATCGACAGCTTCCTTTGCAGCTTGGTAAATAGGAACTGTTCCAACCATTACTGGTGAATTCTCTATGATTATCTTTCTTGTTTCGTCAATGTGGTCTCCAGTTGATAAGTCCATTACAGCATCAGCACCATATTTAATGGCAACTTTTAACTTCTCAAGTTCCAACTCTATACTTTCAATGTCTCCAGATGTTCCTATGTTTGCATTTACTTTTGTAATTAGTCCTTTTCCAATGCCCCTAGGTTGGAAATTCTCTTTTTCTCTATGATAAATGTTGGCAGGGATAACAATAGTTCCCTCTATAAGTCCTTGGACTATATAATCAACATCTCTTTTTTCGTACTTTGCTACAAATTCCATTTCCTTAGTAACTACTCCTTTCTTAGCAAGTTCTACTAAAGTAGCCATAATTCCCCCTTTGAAAGGATATTGTCAAACAAAAAAAAGCCCCCGAAGGGGCAAGGGTTTACTTGCTTTCTTTTAACTTAGCAGCGATTTCTTCTGCTACTTTCTTACCGGACATTAGCATTCCACCAAATACAGGTCCCATTCTGTGGCTACCACAGGTAGCGTTTGCTGCCATTCCACTAACGTAAATGCCTGGAAATACTTCCTTGCTATTTTTAACAGTGTCTTCCTCTCCAACAGATGCCCAAAGAGGTTTTTCTCCTACAACACAGCCCGTTTCTGTGTCAAGCCTTATTCCTGCTTTTTTCTGGAGGGTAGAAATTACGTAAGCATCATGACCTGTTGCGTCTATTACATATTTTGACTCTATCGCAAGAGGATCAACGTGCATTCTTGTTAAGTCAACAGCAGTCCAGTTAATTACAAGACCACATACTCTATAATTGTTATCTACCTTTTTAAGAACGACATCTTCTACAGTTACACCGTTGAATATTGTAGCACCAGCTTTTATAGCTTTTGATGCAATTGTTGTTACTGCCTCTACTGCATCAGCTATGTAGTATCCATCGGTATACTTTTTATAAGAAACTCCAAACTCGTCAAGGATTTCTCTTCCCATTTCTTGAACGACTATTTCATTAAAGAACATAGCTCCTGCCCACATTCCTCCACCAATGGAAAGTTTCCTCTCATAAAGAGAAACTTTAAATCCTTCTTTTGCTAAATAGTAAGCAGCTACAAGCCCAGAAGGACCTCCCCCTACAATCGCAACATCCACTTCAAGGTGATCTTTTAGTTTTTCCATGAAAGATTCAATAATGGCTTGGGAGATAATAACTTCTCTTAGGTTTTGCATAGTATCCTCCTTTTAAATTTTTTTGGAGCCTGAGGGGGGAGTCTAAAGGGAGGTAAAAGATTACCTCGCCGCTCCCTACGCCGGTATTACCCGGATCAGGTTCAAAGGGTTCTCCCCTACAAGGGGAGTCTCAGGAGCTTTAGCTCCACCCCTGCGGCTTAACTTCAAAAATTATGCTTTGATAAGTTTTTTTTCAATATTCGCGATTTTTTCTTTTTCTACGATAGTTTCCAAATGATATTAATCTTGTTTTTTATATCAAAAGAAAAATAAAATGAAGAAACGAAAAACAGGAAACAGATACAGCTACATAATTAACCGAAAATTTTCTTAAACTCGTTGAAAGCTTCTTGTAATCTAGTTAAGTTTTGAACTCCACCTTGGGCTAAGTCTGGTCTTCCACCGCCTCTTCCTTCAAGTATTGGGGCAACTTTCTTAATTATCTCTCCAGCTTTAAACTTATCGGTTAAGTCCTTTGTTAGAGCTATAAGAAGACTTGCTTTTCCATCTTTAATACCAACAAGCATTACAGCACAAGGTTTGGCTTTATTTCTAATAACATCTGCTATTTCTGCAAGTTCTTTTCCACCAAAACCCTCAAGTTTTGCAGTAACTATTCTAATGCCGTTAACTGTAGGGGAATTTTCTACAATCTTGTCAACTTTAAGTGTTGCAAGTTTTCTCTTAGCTCTCTCAAGTTCTTTCTCTGTTTCTTTAAGTTTTTCTTCAAGCTTTTGAATTTTCTGGACTATTTGTTCTTCAGGGGATTGAAGTTGTTTTCTTATATCTTTTATAAGGTTTTCTTTCTCTTTAACGTAGTTAAACGCTTCTTCTCCAACCAAAGCCTCAATCCTTCTTGTTCCTGAAGAAATGGAAGATTCAGAAACTATTTTGAAGAATCCAATATCTCCACTTCTTTCAACGTGAGTTCCACCACAGAGCTCTACACTCACTCCTCCAACATCAACAACTCTTACAACGTCCCCATACTTTTCATCAAACAGGGCTATTGCTCCTTTTTTCAGGGCTTCATCGTAAGACATTTCTTCAATTTTTACAGGATAGTTGTTAAGTATCCACCTATAAACAGTTCTTTCAACCAAGGATATTTCTTCTTCGGTTGGTGTTTCAAAGTGGGTGAAGTCAAACCTTAACCTGTCTGGAAGAACCAAAGAACCTGCCTGTTTTACGTGGTTTCCAAGAACTTCTCTTAAAGCTTTGTGTAATAGATGCGTTGCAGTATGGGCGCGCATAATAGCTTTTCTTCTTTCTTCATTAACTGTTGCCTTTACAACATCGCCAACCTTTATTTCTCCTCTCTTTATTTTGACCTTATGGCCTATAAGGTTTTCTGTTAAGTTTTGAGTATCAAGGACTTGGCAAGATACTCCGTTCCCTTCTATAGTTCCAGTATCTCCTACTTGTCCACCTTTTTCTGCATAAAACGGTGTTTTATCTAAGATTAGGATCACTTCCTCACCGGATTCTGCTTTTTCCACTAATTTCTCATCTTTTAGGATTCCTACTACTTTTGAGAGAGTTTCTAAGGAATCGTATCCAACAAACTCTGTTGGGTTTTCCTCTGAGAGTTTTTGTATCTCTTGAGATACAACCTTCTGAATGCCACCTTTCCAAGCTTTTTTAGCCCTTTCTTTCTGCTCTTTAAGGAGTTTCTCAAAACCACTTATATCAACACTTAAATTCTCATCATTTGCTACTTCTAAAATTAAGTCCAGTGGGAATCCGAAAGTATCGTAGAGTTTGAACGCTTCTTCTCCTGAAATTTCCTTTCTTCCTTCTTTCTTAAGTTTTTCTATTAGTTCCCCAAATAGGTAAAGACCCCTTTCAAGAGTTTTTCTAAATCTTTCTTCCTCTTTTAAGACAACTTTCTTAATAAACTCTACATTTTCAACAATTTCTGGGTAGGCTTCTCCCATTATGTTAACTACTTCGTTGACTCCCTCAAAGAGGAAAGGTTTATCTATCCCTAAAAGTCTTCCGTGTCTTGATGCACGCCTTATTATTCTCCTTAGAACATATCCCCTTCCTTCGTTTGAGGGGAGGACTCCGTCTGCAATTAAGAAAGTAAGAGATCTTAGGTGGTCTGCTATAACTCTCATAGAAGTGTCATTTTTTTCATTTTTACCGTAAGGGATACCACTTAAACTTTCTGCCCACTTGATAAGTGGAAATAGAAGGTCTGTTTCATAATTGCTTGGGACGTTTTGTAAAACGGAAGCAATTCTTTCTAATCCCATTCCGGTATCAATTGATGGATGGGCTAAAGGAGTAAGCTTTCCACTTTCGTCCCTTTCATATTGCATAAAGACGAGGTTCCAAATTTCCAGAAACCTATCGCAATCACACTTTCCTATTCCGCAATTTTCTCCGCATGCAAACTCTTCACCCCTGTCATAGTAAATTTCACTACAAGGTCCACAGGGGCCAGTATCTCCCATAGCCCAGAAATTGTCTTCTTCTCCAAGTCTGAAGATTTTGTTCTCAGGAACGCCTATAACCTTGTTCCAGATTTCGAAAGCTTCGTCGTCCTTTTCGTAAACAGAGACAAAAAGTTTATC
This window of the Desulfurobacteriaceae bacterium genome carries:
- the hisF gene encoding imidazole glycerol phosphate synthase subunit HisF, which gives rise to MLAKRIIPCLDVKEGRVVKGINFVNLIDAGDPVENAKVYDEQGADELVFLDITASYEKRNIMIDVVKKTAEQVFMPLTVGGGVKSVEDIRNLLNAGADKVSINTAAVKNPNLIYEAAKLFGSQCIVVAIDAKRKGNSWEVYIHGGRTPTGINAIEWAKRVVDLGAGEILLTSMDKDGTKSGYDIELTKAIAEAVSVPVIASGGAGTKEHFYEGLTEGKADAVLAASVFHFKEISIPELKKYLKEKGVCVRI
- a CDS encoding EAL domain-containing protein, with protein sequence MGKNLWTNEYLKFFDTFCESYLKELSISIREKQGITNVENFCKEIRPKFKELVEYFFSDEERFETTVIEIGKKLYRKNLSIAFIVDIINTLIFKVINYINTEHLPNHLIESTNTFMKKFTNLVALGFILESLPEKKKKLKKKLSSETTSYLLQHFSLLQNVLKKQPSQIPDLKDCPIDQYMKSLEFRIIYHKLEICEESQRIHSLIHTYLNLFETYFKEEKYLPAYLILITLYFLFEKLGEIFNNIETAKKNTSLEEIISFIANEKRELFLFVIDPREISFLNKVLGYTVGDTIFYSLIKKLLNLVPNDKRQAVIKCSYGAVCVISDNTELDYENIFLKLKKQIKEEFRSLPIKIDISGFLIRIPKNSSLNKEDLFNTIRFAIRESKKDSNNLFILDLENFDNHKKVAIFKSLYEDLVEKLSSGNLALAIQGIYDLKTGKVSHYEILVRLRNNKGEIIPAYEFIDLVYEYRLIDLLDIMVLRKVLDNAHLFKDKFLFINISPRTFKITPSFEEVKKISEEMKKKGLNFGFEITEQATIEDFDVLVDFLNKSEIPLSIDDFGTGYSSFSHFVEIIERVPVKFLKIDGSYVKKITYSGKAEKIVKTINSMAHSLNIKTIAEFAENEDIVERLKKLGTDYAQGYYFEKPKIIV
- the thiC gene encoding phosphomethylpyrimidine synthase ThiC → MATLVELAKKGVVTKEMEFVAKYEKRDVDYIVQGLIEGTIVIPANIYHREKENFQPRGIGKGLITKVNANIGTSGDIESIELELEKLKVAIKYGADAVMDLSTGDHIDETRKIIIENSPVMVGTVPIYQAAKEAVDKYGFIGKMTVDDLFKVIEKHCQDGVDFITVHCGVTLTSLERLRNEGRIMNIVSRGGALMAEWMVYNEKENPLYEHYDRLLEIAKKYDVTLSLGDGMRPGCIADATDRCQIEELITLGELVDRAREADVQAMVEGPGHVPLDQVEANIILQKRLCHNAPFYVLGPIVTDIAPGYDHIAGAIGGAIAARAGADFLCYLTPAEHLALPDVEDVKEGVIAARIAGHAADIVKGVPGALEWDLEMAKARENLDWERQFELAIDPEKARRYREERRPQKDEETCTMCGKLCSIKRVHEYLKK
- a CDS encoding sulfide-dependent adenosine diphosphate thiazole synthase, whose translation is MQNLREVIISQAIIESFMEKLKDHLEVDVAIVGGGPSGLVAAYYLAKEGFKVSLYERKLSIGGGMWAGAMFFNEIVVQEMGREILDEFGVSYKKYTDGYYIADAVEAVTTIASKAIKAGATIFNGVTVEDVVLKKVDNNYRVCGLVINWTAVDLTRMHVDPLAIESKYVIDATGHDAYVISTLQKKAGIRLDTETGCVVGEKPLWASVGEEDTVKNSKEVFPGIYVSGMAANATCGSHRMGPVFGGMLMSGKKVAEEIAAKLKESK
- the alaS gene encoding alanine--tRNA ligase, which translates into the protein MGKWTSKDIREAFLKFFEDKGHTRVKSSPLIPKNDPTLLFTNAGMVQFKDYFLGKEKPPFKRATSCQKCMRAGGKHNDLENVGKTGRHHTFFEMLGNFSFGDYFKREAIEFAWELVTKVFGLPEDKLFVSVYEKDDEAFEIWNKVIGVPENKIFRLGEEDNFWAMGDTGPCGPCSEIYYDRGEEFACGENCGIGKCDCDRFLEIWNLVFMQYERDESGKLTPLAHPSIDTGMGLERIASVLQNVPSNYETDLLFPLIKWAESLSGIPYGKNEKNDTSMRVIADHLRSLTFLIADGVLPSNEGRGYVLRRIIRRASRHGRLLGIDKPFLFEGVNEVVNIMGEAYPEIVENVEFIKKVVLKEEERFRKTLERGLYLFGELIEKLKKEGRKEISGEEAFKLYDTFGFPLDLILEVANDENLSVDISGFEKLLKEQKERAKKAWKGGIQKVVSQEIQKLSEENPTEFVGYDSLETLSKVVGILKDEKLVEKAESGEEVILILDKTPFYAEKGGQVGDTGTIEGNGVSCQVLDTQNLTENLIGHKVKIKRGEIKVGDVVKATVNEERRKAIMRAHTATHLLHKALREVLGNHVKQAGSLVLPDRLRFDFTHFETPTEEEISLVERTVYRWILNNYPVKIEEMSYDEALKKGAIALFDEKYGDVVRVVDVGGVSVELCGGTHVERSGDIGFFKIVSESSISSGTRRIEALVGEEAFNYVKEKENLIKDIRKQLQSPEEQIVQKIQKLEEKLKETEKELERAKRKLATLKVDKIVENSPTVNGIRIVTAKLEGFGGKELAEIADVIRNKAKPCAVMLVGIKDGKASLLIALTKDLTDKFKAGEIIKKVAPILEGRGGGRPDLAQGGVQNLTRLQEAFNEFKKIFG